GAGTTTGATGGCTCAAGGCATGACTTCGTCATTGGCAAGCCTGTATGGAACCTGTTTGCATTCTGCGGCAGCTGATTTGGCTGCCAACAAATGCGGGCAGCGTGGTATGATAGCCAGTGATGTCATTGCGCAGCTGAGGCCGCTGGTTAATTGAAGATGAAATATACACAGTTTTTACAAGATGAGCAGGCGACTTATGCCTTGGCCGGAGTCGTGGCTAAGCTTTGCATGCAACGCACTGTCATCTATTTATCAGGTGATTTAGGCGCGGGAAAAACAACCTTTAGTAGAGGGTTTTTGCACGGTTTAGGCTTTGAAGGTATTGTAAAAAGTCCCACCTATACTCTTGTCGAGCCCTACGAAGTCGCAGGGTGGCGCGTGTTTCATTTTGATCTTTATCGTTTGTCTGACCCAGAAGAACTGGAGTTTATGGGCATACGGGATTATTTTGAAGACGATTGTTTGTGTTTGATCGAGTGGCCCGATAAAGGTGCTGACCTATTGGCATCGGCTGATTTAGAGATTAGTATAGGATTTGAGTCCGAAGGACGGCAGATTAATATACTCGCAAATAACGATTACGGTCGAATGATTGTCAGCAAGCTAAAATAATAATGAAAATGACACTGCGCACGGGTTTAAATCACATAGCGATTGGCATCTACTTGATGTTTGCCAGTTGCATCGCTGTGGGCGCAAATAGTATTGAAGGATTACGGATTTGGCCCTCGCCATCCAATACCCGTGTGGTGTTAGATTTAACCGAGCAACCCGAATACTCTTATTTTAGCCTATCTAATCCAGAACGGTTAGTCATAGACCTTTCCAATACAGTGGGTGATCTCGCCTTATCAAATTTAGTCAACAATAGTGATTTGATTAAGAAAATTCGCTATAGCACCCCTAAAGACAAAAAATCCATCCGGGTCGTGCTAGAGCTTAGCAAAAAAGCCAGCACTGAAATTTTTGCATTACCTCCCACTGCTCCCTATAAAAACCGCTTGGTAATTGATTTAAGCGAACCGGATAGTCAATCGCAAACGGTGATGCTATCCAGTGACAACTCTACCCGCGATAGAGATATCATCATCGCAATCGACGCCGGGCACGGTGGGGAAGACCCTGGCTCAATTGGTCGTTCAGGTAGTTATGAAAAGAATATAACCTTGAGTGTCAGTAAGCAGTTGGCTGCTTTGGTGGAGCGTGAGTCCGGTTTAAGGGCTGTCATGACCCGGACCGGCGACTATTATATATCGCCAAATAAACGTCCTGAAATTGCCCGGCGCAGTAAGGCTGACCTATTGATCTCTATTCACGCGGATGCATTCACAACACCACAACCCAGTGGCGCTTCAGTTTGGGTGCTTTCCATGGGTAGAGCCAACTCTGAATTGGGTCGCTGGATGGAGCGTACCGAACGTCATTCTGAATTATTGGGTGGCGCCGCAGAAGTGATCCAAGATACCGCCAGTGAACTCTATTTAACCCAAGCATTGTTAGATATGTCGATGGACCATTCTTTGACAACCAGTTACAACATTAGCGAAAAAGTGATCAAGCAACTTCGCCAAGTGACTAAATTACATAAGAAAAAGCCGCAAGCTGCAAGCCTCGCAGTGTTAACATCGCCAGACATTCCGTCAATTTTAGTCGAAATCGGCTTTATTTCTAATCCCACTGAAGAGAAAAATTTAAATTGGTCAAAGCATCGTCAAAAACTAGCGGATTCAATTTTTTCGGCGATTAAACAATATTTCCACACCATGCCACCTGATGGCACCTTATGGGCGAGTAATGCTAAAGCGGAAAAGCGCACTCATCGGGTAAGCCGTGGCGAATCTCTATCATTATTGGCCCAACGATATAATGTAAGAGTGAGCGCTATAAAGGAGGCGAACAATCTACGTGGAGATACGGTCCGTATTGGACAGCTTTTAACTATTCCTAGCATTTAACTTTCATCCTTATCATTTAACTTCATCAACAAAGGTTTTCGTTTGGCAATTCAAATTCTTTCTACACAATTGGCCAATCAGATTGCTGCAGGTGAAGTGGTAGAGCGACCTGCGTCAGTGGTTAAAGAATTGGTAGAGAACAGCATTGATGCGGGTGCCAAGCATATAGATGTTGAAATAGATAAGGGGGGGCACAAGCGAATTTGTATCCGTGACAATGGTAGCGGAATTGAAAAGACCGAATTGCAATTAGCTTTGAGTCGCCACGCAACCAGCAAAATTAGTCAGTTGGATGACTTAGAAAATATTCAGAGTCTTGGCTTTCGCGGTGAGGCATTAGCCAGTATCAGCTCGGTGTCCAGGCTTACCCTTACCTCCAAGCCCGCCAATCAGCAAGAGGCATGGCAGGCTTGTGCAGAAGGTCGCGACATGCAAGTAACAATAAATCCTGCTGCGCATCCAGATGGCACCAGCATTGAGGTGGTGGATTTGTTTTTTAATACGCCGGCCAGGCGCAAGTTTTTACGTGCTGAGAAAACTGAATTCAATCACATCGAAGAAATTATCAAGCGAATAGCATTGAGTCGATTTGATGTTGGAATAACATTGAAACACAACGGTAAAGTGGTGCGTAAGTTCCCTGCTATAGGCAATCACAGTGCGCCGATAAAACGTATATCTGCAGTGTGCGGCAATGTTTTCGCTGAAAACTCAGTACAAACCAACAGCCAATATGAAGGTATGAAGTTAACCGGTTGGTTATCTACACCCGGGTTTGATAGACCTCAAAACGACCTACAATATTTTTATGTTAACGGGCGCGTCATGCGCGATAAGTTGATCAATCATGCAATAAGGCAAGCCTATGAAGGGTTAATTGACCCAAATAGTCATGCTGCATTTGTGTTATATCTTGATATCGATCCTCACCAAGTAGATGTAAACGTGCATCCTGCTAAGCATGAAGTACGCTTCCATCAATCTCGGCTTGTGCACGATTTCATTTTTCGTTGTTTGTCAGAAACTTTAAATCAATCTTTTCAAACCTCTGTTAATGCTTCAGACCAGGACACAGAGGATGACAAAGGCCTTAACCCAGCCGATTCCGCTGCACTAATGGTACCTGTGGAATTAGCTACAGCAGAGCCTGCCCATGATTATATTCGGCCCCTCGATCATCAATCCCATTTGAATCCAACAACGGTTGGAGCATCCACCGGTATTCGCCCTAGCAGTTTAGGGGGGTCATCAAAATCAGCAGCCGGGCAATTCAATCGGCCTATGACTTTATCTGCTCGACAAGACAATGCCGCTCAAAACTACCAAAGGTTAATGCAATCTAGTGTGCCAATTGATAGCAATGTTGCGCAGCACCAATGGCTGGCTTTAGGAGATAAACATGTCATCTTTAATTTGCAGGGCAAGTACCTATGTTGTGAAGCTGTTGCGCTGAACTGTTGTCGGTTAAAAGAATTTTTTGCCAGCAAAGCGCAGGTTAAACAGCCTTTACTGATGCCTGTTTCAATGGATGTCAGCTATGTACAATGGCAACGAATCGAGGCACGTTTAGACAAACTAGCTGAAATGGGCTTCGAATTTAGTTATATCAATCAACGGATCTTGCTTAAACAGGTGCCGGCAGGATTGCGTCAGCTTAATTGGTCAGGAGTGATAACTAATCTATTTAATGAGCCGATAAGTCAGCAAGATACAGAGTTAGATATTGTGACGCAATTTATAGGTAGTATCGCACAAATACAACTGAGCGCTATTTTCAGTCAAGAGGGGGATTGCAAATCACTAATTCATTGGCTATTCAGCATGGATGATTGGCAACATATCGTCAGTCAAAATGGTAAGATCATTGCACTGCAAGAATGGATTAATAATTTAGATGAATAAATCGCCTAATTTGCCGCCTGCTATATTTTTGATGGGGCCCACCGCGTCTGGCAAAACACAACTGGCGATAGAGTTATGTCAACAGTTGCCCTGTGAAATTATCAGTGTAGATTCCGCTTTGATTTATCGCGGTATGGATATAGGTACGGCTAAGCCAACTGCTGCCGAATTAGCGGCTGCTCCTCATCGACTGATCGATATACTCGACCCTGCCGAGTCGTATTCGGTGGCTAATTTTAGACAAGATGCATTAGCGGCAATGAAAGAAATTAGCGCTAAGGGAAAAATTCCGCTGTTAGTGGGCGGAACCATGATGTACTTTAAGAGTTTGGTTGATGGTTTATCGCCATTACCCGCCGCTGATGAGATGATTCGACAAGGATTGCTGGAACAGGTGGAGTTGCAGGGCTGGGCATTTATGCACCAGCGGTTAATGCAGATTGATCCGGTCTCGGCCAAGAGAATTCATCAAAATGATCCGCAGCGGCTGTTAAGAGCATTGGAAGTTTATGAAATTACTGGTAAAACTCTTACTGAGTTAACACAGCAGATATCTGATCAGATTCCATACAAGGTAAATAAATTTGCCATTGTGCCGCCTGATCGGGCTATACTACATCAGCGAATTGAGTCAAGATTTCAGCTGATGATTGCTAACGGCTTTGAGCAGGAAGTAGAATCCTTAATGGCTCGAGGAGATTTACATTTAGATATGCCATCAATGCGTTGTGTCGGTTACCGACAAATGTGGCATTATTTGCAGGGAAATGACAAGTTTGATGATATGATTTTCAAAGGTGTAGCGGCAACACGCCAATTAGCGAAGCGACAATTGACCTGGTTAAGAAGCTGGAAAAATTTAAATTTGCTAGATGGAGTTGAAAAACACAATTTGACTACCATAATCAAGCTTAGTAATACGGATACCTAAAGCACAACTATACAGCCCCGAGTTTTACTGTATAATTTGTCTACCGGGTGAAAACCATAATAAAAAGAAAAGGATAAGGAAAAGTGATGGCTAAGGGGCAATCTTTACAAGACCCATTTTTAAACGCACTTCGAAAAGAACGTATTCCGGTTTCAATTTATCTTGTCAACGGGATCAAACTTCAAGGTCAAGTGGAATCATTTGATCAGTTTGTAATTCTGTTAAAAAATACCGTCAGCCAAATGGTTTATAAGCACGCGATATCAACAGTCGTGCCTTCACGCGCTATCAATATTTCAACGGGTACGCAACCAGATGGTGAAAACGGTGAATAAATCTCAATAGGAGAAAAGCTTGTTTGACCGTTATGAAGCAGGCGAGCAGGCTGTTTTAGTACATATAGAATTTTCCGACGAATCTAGTAAAGAAGATCTTGATGAACTACAGATGCTTGTCTCATCGGCTGGCGTGAATGCTGTAGATGTTATTACTGGATCTCGTCAGGCCCCTCATCCCAAATATTTCGTTGGTAGTGGTAAAGCCGAAGAAATTGCCAATGCCGTAAGAGCTAACGAAGCTGATGTGGTGATATTTAATCATCCTCTTTCCCCCTCACAAGAGCGTAACTTAGAGGCGCTTTGCAAATGCCGGGTACTGGATCGGACTGGCTTAATCCTTGATATATTCGCTCAACGAGCGAGAACTCACGAGGGTAAGTTGCAAGTAGAGTTAGCTCAGCTTAAACATATTTCAACCCGTTTAATCCGTGGCTGGACCCACTTGGAGCGACAAAAAGGTGGAATCGGTTTGCGGGGACCAGGGGAAACCCAGTTAGAAACCGATCGAAGATTGCTGCGGGTACGTATTAAAAGTATTCTACGACGTCTTGAAAAGGTGCAGAAGCAACGTGAGCAGGGACGTCGTGCCCGTAAACGTGCTGAAATGCCAACGGTTTCTCTGGTGGGTTATACCAACGCTGGTAAATCTACCTTATTTAATACTATAACGGATGCCGGTGTTTACGCAGCTGATCAATTATTTGCGACACTGGATCCCACCTTACGGAAGATTCAGGTACAAGATGTGGGACCCACTATTCTAGCTGACACCGTTGGGTTTATCCGACACTTACCCCATGACTTAGTCGCAGCATTCAAAGCGACCTTGCAAGAAACACAAGAAGCTGATTTATTGTTACATGTGGTGGATCATGCCGATGAACAGTATATGGACAATATCGACCAAGTTAATGCGGTATTGGCTGAAATCGGTGCAGACGAAATACCGCAATTAATGGTTTGTAACAAAATCGATCGATTAGAAGGCGTTGAGCCAAAGATAGATAGGGATGATGAAGGAACACCCACTCGTGTGTGGATTTCTGCTCAACAGGGCCAAGGGATTGATTTATTATTTAATGCCCTCACTGATTGTTTATCGAAAAGCATTGTGGAATACACATTACGAATTCCCCCGAAAGAGGGTAAACTTCGTGGAGAGCTATTTCGTTTGAACTGTATTGCTTCAGAGTCGTATACAGAAGATGGGGATTGGTTGGTGGAAGTGCGCATGCCTGTCGCCGATTGGCACCGTTTAGAAAAGCGTTCGGATACGGATTTATCGAGTCTAGTGGTAACACACTGACACAATTTTTAAGCCAATTTATGTTTTAACCAGCAGTTTGGCAAAGTTTTAGACTTAACCTTAACGGAGAGTGATGATGGCTTGGAATGAGCCTGGTGGTAAGAACAACGACCCTTGGAAAAACAAGGGTGGGCGTGATCAAGGGCCACCTGATTTGGATGATATATTCAAAAATTTGTTTGGTAAATTCAGTAAGAAAGGTGGTGATGGCGGCTCAGGCGGAAAAAGCTTGGGTGGTGTTGGTATCACACTGATAGTAACCATTTTAGTAGTCGTTTGGGTAATTAGCGGTTTTTACACAATCCGTGAAGCTGAGCGTGGTGTGGTATTAAGATTTGGTGAATTTCATCAATTCGTCGAGCCAGGCCTAAAATGGAAACCGACGTTTGTCGATACTGTTGAGCCGGTCAACGTTCAGTCGATCAAATCTATGTCCTCAGAAGGTAGCATGCTGACCCAAGACGAGAACGTAGTTGGGGTTGAGATGGAAGTGCAGTACCGTATTGTTGAGCCATACAAATATACTTTCGCGGTGACTGATCCTACTCAAAGTCTGAATCAGGCGTTGAATAGTGCCATTCGTTATGTGGTCGGTCATTCTAATATGAATGATACATTAACCAGCGGTCGTGAAGTCATTCGTCAACAAGTGTGGCAAGAACTCGAAGCGATTATTGGTCCCTACGACATGGGTATCTCTATAGTCGATATCAACTTCAAAGATGCGCGGCCACCAAATGCGGTTCGTGAAGCCTTTGATGACGCCATTGCGGCACAAGAAGATGAACAACGCTTCATTCGTGAAGCTGAGGCTTACGCCCGTGAAATTGAACCTCGTGCTCGTGGTCAAGTGAATCGTATGGCTGAAGAAGCACAAGCCTATAAGCAACGTGTTACTTTGGAAGCACAGGGTGAAGTTGCAAGGTTCCAAGAGTTGTTGCCACAGTATGTTGCTGCACCCGTTGTTACCCGTCAGCGCATCTATTTGGAAACCATGGAGCAGGTATATCAAAATACCAGCAAAATCATGGTGGACAACAAAGGCTCTGGCAACATGATGTATTTGCCGCTAGATAAAATACTCGAAAATCAAGGTGCCGCAACGTCACGGTCAAATTCACGCAGTACCTTAGAAGGGCTGCAGGAAAACAAAATGACCACGCCGCAAAGCTCTAATTCGACACCTAGCACCACCTTGCGTGGTAATAGCACCAGATCGGGGAGAAATTAATAGATGAAAAATTTAGGATTAATACTCATCGTTGTTCTTCTACTCGTAGGCTTCGGTTCTTTGTTTGTTGTATCAGAGGGGAATAAAGCCATTGTTATCCAATTCGGTAAAGTAGAGCGTGACAGCCAAGGTGACACTAGAGTGTTTTCCCCTGGTTTACACTTCAAAATACCTCTGATTGATCGTGTCGTGCCTTTAGACGCGCGTATTCAGACATTGGATGATCCTGCTGGGCGTTTTGTTACATCCGAGAAAAAAGACTTAATCGTTGATTCTTATGTGAAATGGCGTATCAAAGACTTTGCTACTTACTACCTTTCAACAGGTGGAAACAAGTTGCAAGCTGAAGCGTTATTGAAGCAAAAAGTTAATAACGGTCTGCGCTCTGAATTTGGTACCCGTACTATTTCACAGATAGTCTCAGGTGAGCGCTCTGAGTTAATGGACGAAGCAATGAAACAGGCTTCAAGCAGTTCAGACGAACTCGGGATCGAAATTGTTGACGTGCGTGTTAAGCAAATCAACTTGCCAGATGAAGTCAGCAGTTCCATTTTCCAACGTATGCGTGCCGAGCGTGAAGCTGTTGCTCGTGAACACCGTTCGGAAGGTCGTGAACAGGCTGAAGTCATCAAGGCAGAGATAGACGCTAAAGTTACCGTTATGCTTGCTGATGCCGAACGTAACCTTCGTAAACTGAAAGGTGAAGGTGACGCACAGGCCGCCCAAATTTATGCAGAGACCTATTCGAAGAGCCCAGAGTTTTACTCCTTTCTTCGTAGTATGGATGCTTATAAAGCCGCCTTTGACAGCAAACAAGATGTGTTAATTGTTGAGCCTGATAGTGATTTCTTCAAATATATGAAAGACAGCGACGGCAAACGAAAGTAGTCGGACTCTTATAAAAAAGCGCCCTTGGGGCGCTTTTTTTATGGCTACTACTTGATGAACTTAGTGACCCAATGGCAGAGTATTGAATCAATGATAATACGCAATGTAAATAAAGCTGATTATGCGCAAATCAAACAACTGAATGATGAATTTGTGCATTTCACCAGTCCAATGGACATAGCAAGGATCAGTCAGTTGGACCAATGGGCCTGCTATCACAAAGTAGTCGAGAGAAAACCTTTGGCTAGGGACGAGTCAAAGCTTTTAGGCTTTTTGTTGGCTATGCCTGGGGCTTGTCAGTACGACAGTGAAAACTATCAATGGTTTAATCGTCGGTATAACGACTTTATATACGTAGATCGGATAGTCATTCGTTCGCAGGAACAAAGCAGTGGGTTGGGGCACAAGCTGTACGAGGAACTATTTCAGTTTGCCCGTCAGCAGCATATCGCAGCTATTTGTTGTGAGTATAATTTAGTGCCAGAGAACAGAGCGTCAGAGCGCTTTCATCAGTCTTTTGGTTTTCAACCTGGAGGACAAATTAGTTCACGGAACTCTGATAAAGTAGTCTCATTACAAATGGTTAGACTCGACTGACATTAATCGATTAGGTGGACTGTGGCGGTGCTACGAATAGCACCCATCAACGAAATTCCCGCCCATATGAATTCCAAAGTGAACACTGGCCAATTTTCTGTCATCCACATCTGTGGCAAAAGCGCGATGGCGGCGTATATATTACACAGAAAATAAAAGCGCTCACTGATGCGCTTGGCAGAAAATAAAAAATAGCTAAAACAGAAAAACCAGGCAGACGACCAAGCGAATGCACTGAATAGAAGTTCGCTGGTCTGAAATGCCGAAAACCCTAATAAGCCAATCAAAATAACCCATGAGGTATAAAAGTGCTGAGTTTTAACTGGGATTCTTTGCAGCGAACAATCTAAAAGTAAGCAAGCACTTACAATCGCCCAAAATCCATTGATAATGACAGCTTGCCACGAACTCAAACAGACAGATTGATAAACAAGAGCACTTGCAGCTACGAAATTTGCGGTAAAGTAGACTGTTTTTCGCCACCGCTGGTTCAGGGTGATGTAGGCATGGTTTAGCAGATAAACTAAAGTTCCAAACCAACCAATTAGGCTTATCACACTCATCTTAATTTAATGTGCATATTTCGGATCATCAACTCTTTTCCCACATGGGGGCCATTGAGAACCACTACCTTACTAGTAAACATCATGTTGCGGTTGACTCTCGTATCCACGGTTGGTTGACGAATAGCTTCGCTCCAATCAATCACAATAACACGTGTTCCTATGGGCAAAGTGTAAGTGGAATTTGTCTTGGTGTCCAAGCCAAGAATAGCAGGGAATCCCTCTGCGGGTATTAGCTCTGCAACGTCCACTGGTGGCGGCTTTGCAGTGCTTCTGTCAATAGGCGCTTGACCCTGAAATTTAGCCTCTATAGCTCGATCAAAGAGAGCGATTATGTGCTCACCAAACTCACTTCGAGGAGCAATAATATGCAGTTTTTCATTACCGTTGATTGAATCTACCGACTTAATTAGTTCACTTTGATCGGGGAAATAACGGGCCAAAGTGACGTTCATGACACCTTCAGCCATAGGTAACACGTCAATTTCATTTAACATTAAGGCGGTAAGAGCACTCACTTCGCTGTTAAATAGTTGTGGCTGGTCCATCAACCCATCAATGGTTTCACCATAACTATTACCTTCGACAATACCAGCTCGCAATTCGGATACCTCATCGCTATTGAGCGAGGATAGATAACGTCGATTATAGAAAACGCGGTTGTTAATTTGGGCGACTGGTTTTGAATACAAAAACTGATTGCTACGTTGCTCGGTATAAAAATATGGGAAAGAGATATATTCACTGCGTTGAACTAGAATCTTTGTGGCATCCGCATAGGGTATATAATGCCACTCCAGCTCGATTCCAGCATATTCAGATAACGTTCTTAGGGTTTTTGCTGCGCTGCCCAAGGCGCTATGCTCTTGATTTATATAGGGGGCAAATTCATCCACCAATACGGTAACTTTTAGTGACGTCTGAATTGGCTGTTGAGCCGTTGATGAGCCTGCGGTTATGGCAAGAGCAAGACACAAAAATAAATATAAGGTCCGTTGCATGGTTTATCCTTTGACTTTTTTGTAAGCGTAGAAAATGAGACCTGCGAAAACGATGCCGGCAAAGAACATGGTGTCTGCGGGGATGGTGGCGATCATTGTCAGCAACGTGGAAGGACCACCATCGTTGTGATCTAAGGTCGGCCGCGACATGGCCTCTCGACTGAACTGGGTGATAAAGAAGAAGAAATCCAATACCGTAAATAAGCTGATGCCAATTAGAATGTACTCCGTTTTTGAAGCACTAATCTTTGTTTGGCGGTTGTTAGCTTCTTGGATTTTATCTGAGCATAAATCCAACATTAACTGGCCATTGTCGACTAATCTGTCGTACTCCCACGCTTGAAAAATATCGTCAATTAAACGACGTTTTCTGCGAGTTAAATGACGTAATGTCTCGTTGACGGCAACTTGATGCAACTTTGCAGAAACACGGCTTTGCTCAAGGGCGTTTCTTGCTTGGGTGAGATCTTTTTCGAGTTTTTTGTGATGCCCAGAAAAGGCCAGTTCAATGGCCTTTTTTACTTGCTGGTTGCATTTTTCTTGAGCGGTATAGCAGTATTGCGCGAGGATCATGGTTTCCAAGCGGTAATCATTATTCTTTGCACAATCCACTACCACATACTTCAACCAAGTCATTGAGGCGTTTAATTGGCCGGCAAATATTTTTTCGGCATCCTGAGGTCGATGGGTATCACTTAACCACTGTGTTACTACAGCTTGGGTCTTTGTATCGTCTAACTGCTGTTGATTGAGTAACAAGGTTCGAGAGGGCCAATAAATTTTGCCCTTATGGGCTTGGTTCTCGAAAACAACCAAATTACTATCCAATTGGCGCAGGCTTTGTGTGATCTGTTGCTCAAATATGCCTTGGGAAAGATGGATAGCCTCATCGGTACGTTGTAAAACTAGATTATCTAAGTCTGCTGCGTTTTCAGCATGTATACCTGACAAGCGGACTTCACAGATGGCCAACTGATTCGGAAAAACATGGTAAACCACTTCACAGTTTTGTTGATTAAAATACCATTTGAACAATCGCAAGGTGCTAACGTCGTCTTGCGTCGATAGGTACTCTGCCCCTTCTAGAGCCTGCTTGTGACTTGTGTCATCACGGATTTCAATTTGGATTGAAGGATTAATATCCCTAAGTTGCTCTAACACTTCAATACTGTTTGCTGAACTTTGGTCGCTACCTAGCTTCAGAGCAAAGGTAATATCTAAGGGACACAGGGTAATGGCATCCCATTTCGGGTCAGAAGTGATTTTTGTCGACATGGTACTTCCTGTAGGTCAGTTGAGTGTATCCAAGAACGCAGTGGACAAATGTAACATTGTTCACACTTGCAGTGACAGACTGAATCCCTGCAATAAATACCAACTGGCTAATAAATAATCTAATCAATGACTTTCGTCACCCAGTTGATGATTCAAGCTATTTGAAATCGCCGAATGTTGGCCAGCAACGTGGCGAAATATC
Above is a window of Aliiglaciecola sp. LCG003 DNA encoding:
- the miaA gene encoding tRNA (adenosine(37)-N6)-dimethylallyltransferase MiaA, translated to MNKSPNLPPAIFLMGPTASGKTQLAIELCQQLPCEIISVDSALIYRGMDIGTAKPTAAELAAAPHRLIDILDPAESYSVANFRQDALAAMKEISAKGKIPLLVGGTMMYFKSLVDGLSPLPAADEMIRQGLLEQVELQGWAFMHQRLMQIDPVSAKRIHQNDPQRLLRALEVYEITGKTLTELTQQISDQIPYKVNKFAIVPPDRAILHQRIESRFQLMIANGFEQEVESLMARGDLHLDMPSMRCVGYRQMWHYLQGNDKFDDMIFKGVAATRQLAKRQLTWLRSWKNLNLLDGVEKHNLTTIIKLSNTDT
- the hflC gene encoding protease modulator HflC: MKNLGLILIVVLLLVGFGSLFVVSEGNKAIVIQFGKVERDSQGDTRVFSPGLHFKIPLIDRVVPLDARIQTLDDPAGRFVTSEKKDLIVDSYVKWRIKDFATYYLSTGGNKLQAEALLKQKVNNGLRSEFGTRTISQIVSGERSELMDEAMKQASSSSDELGIEIVDVRVKQINLPDEVSSSIFQRMRAEREAVAREHRSEGREQAEVIKAEIDAKVTVMLADAERNLRKLKGEGDAQAAQIYAETYSKSPEFYSFLRSMDAYKAAFDSKQDVLIVEPDSDFFKYMKDSDGKRK
- the mutL gene encoding DNA mismatch repair endonuclease MutL translates to MAIQILSTQLANQIAAGEVVERPASVVKELVENSIDAGAKHIDVEIDKGGHKRICIRDNGSGIEKTELQLALSRHATSKISQLDDLENIQSLGFRGEALASISSVSRLTLTSKPANQQEAWQACAEGRDMQVTINPAAHPDGTSIEVVDLFFNTPARRKFLRAEKTEFNHIEEIIKRIALSRFDVGITLKHNGKVVRKFPAIGNHSAPIKRISAVCGNVFAENSVQTNSQYEGMKLTGWLSTPGFDRPQNDLQYFYVNGRVMRDKLINHAIRQAYEGLIDPNSHAAFVLYLDIDPHQVDVNVHPAKHEVRFHQSRLVHDFIFRCLSETLNQSFQTSVNASDQDTEDDKGLNPADSAALMVPVELATAEPAHDYIRPLDHQSHLNPTTVGASTGIRPSSLGGSSKSAAGQFNRPMTLSARQDNAAQNYQRLMQSSVPIDSNVAQHQWLALGDKHVIFNLQGKYLCCEAVALNCCRLKEFFASKAQVKQPLLMPVSMDVSYVQWQRIEARLDKLAEMGFEFSYINQRILLKQVPAGLRQLNWSGVITNLFNEPISQQDTELDIVTQFIGSIAQIQLSAIFSQEGDCKSLIHWLFSMDDWQHIVSQNGKIIALQEWINNLDE
- the tsaE gene encoding tRNA (adenosine(37)-N6)-threonylcarbamoyltransferase complex ATPase subunit type 1 TsaE; its protein translation is MKYTQFLQDEQATYALAGVVAKLCMQRTVIYLSGDLGAGKTTFSRGFLHGLGFEGIVKSPTYTLVEPYEVAGWRVFHFDLYRLSDPEELEFMGIRDYFEDDCLCLIEWPDKGADLLASADLEISIGFESEGRQINILANNDYGRMIVSKLK
- the hflK gene encoding FtsH protease activity modulator HflK; translation: MAWNEPGGKNNDPWKNKGGRDQGPPDLDDIFKNLFGKFSKKGGDGGSGGKSLGGVGITLIVTILVVVWVISGFYTIREAERGVVLRFGEFHQFVEPGLKWKPTFVDTVEPVNVQSIKSMSSEGSMLTQDENVVGVEMEVQYRIVEPYKYTFAVTDPTQSLNQALNSAIRYVVGHSNMNDTLTSGREVIRQQVWQELEAIIGPYDMGISIVDINFKDARPPNAVREAFDDAIAAQEDEQRFIREAEAYAREIEPRARGQVNRMAEEAQAYKQRVTLEAQGEVARFQELLPQYVAAPVVTRQRIYLETMEQVYQNTSKIMVDNKGSGNMMYLPLDKILENQGAATSRSNSRSTLEGLQENKMTTPQSSNSTPSTTLRGNSTRSGRN
- a CDS encoding N-acetylmuramoyl-L-alanine amidase, whose protein sequence is MFASCIAVGANSIEGLRIWPSPSNTRVVLDLTEQPEYSYFSLSNPERLVIDLSNTVGDLALSNLVNNSDLIKKIRYSTPKDKKSIRVVLELSKKASTEIFALPPTAPYKNRLVIDLSEPDSQSQTVMLSSDNSTRDRDIIIAIDAGHGGEDPGSIGRSGSYEKNITLSVSKQLAALVERESGLRAVMTRTGDYYISPNKRPEIARRSKADLLISIHADAFTTPQPSGASVWVLSMGRANSELGRWMERTERHSELLGGAAEVIQDTASELYLTQALLDMSMDHSLTTSYNISEKVIKQLRQVTKLHKKKPQAASLAVLTSPDIPSILVEIGFISNPTEEKNLNWSKHRQKLADSIFSAIKQYFHTMPPDGTLWASNAKAEKRTHRVSRGESLSLLAQRYNVRVSAIKEANNLRGDTVRIGQLLTIPSI
- the hfq gene encoding RNA chaperone Hfq; translated protein: MAKGQSLQDPFLNALRKERIPVSIYLVNGIKLQGQVESFDQFVILLKNTVSQMVYKHAISTVVPSRAINISTGTQPDGENGE
- the hflX gene encoding ribosome rescue GTPase HflX, encoding MFDRYEAGEQAVLVHIEFSDESSKEDLDELQMLVSSAGVNAVDVITGSRQAPHPKYFVGSGKAEEIANAVRANEADVVIFNHPLSPSQERNLEALCKCRVLDRTGLILDIFAQRARTHEGKLQVELAQLKHISTRLIRGWTHLERQKGGIGLRGPGETQLETDRRLLRVRIKSILRRLEKVQKQREQGRRARKRAEMPTVSLVGYTNAGKSTLFNTITDAGVYAADQLFATLDPTLRKIQVQDVGPTILADTVGFIRHLPHDLVAAFKATLQETQEADLLLHVVDHADEQYMDNIDQVNAVLAEIGADEIPQLMVCNKIDRLEGVEPKIDRDDEGTPTRVWISAQQGQGIDLLFNALTDCLSKSIVEYTLRIPPKEGKLRGELFRLNCIASESYTEDGDWLVEVRMPVADWHRLEKRSDTDLSSLVVTH
- a CDS encoding GNAT family N-acetyltransferase, translated to MNLVTQWQSIESMIIRNVNKADYAQIKQLNDEFVHFTSPMDIARISQLDQWACYHKVVERKPLARDESKLLGFLLAMPGACQYDSENYQWFNRRYNDFIYVDRIVIRSQEQSSGLGHKLYEELFQFARQQHIAAICCEYNLVPENRASERFHQSFGFQPGGQISSRNSDKVVSLQMVRLD